Genomic segment of Cytobacillus suaedae:
GAGAAATTGAACACACTACCATTTCCCCACCGTTATTCTTAATTTGTTTATATCTCCCAAGAATCACACCAAGACCTGAGCTATCCATAAATGATAATTTCTCAAGGTTAAGGATAATATGATTAATTTTGTTTTCCTCAAGCTTACTTGTAACTTGTTGACGCAATTCCTCTGCT
This window contains:
- the spoIIAA gene encoding anti-sigma F factor antagonist, translating into MSLAIELEVKNNVLCIRLAGELDHHTAEELRQQVTSKLEENKINHIILNLEKLSFMDSSGLGVILGRYKQIKNNGGEMVVCSISPAVKRLFDMSGLFKIIRLEQDEVFALQTLGVA